From a region of the Acinetobacter calcoaceticus genome:
- a CDS encoding DUF2946 family protein, whose protein sequence is MVFRSGLLLACAAVFLQVAVFLQPLLPKQYQIAPVCETITRALLKPKAQTEAMSHTMHSHHEHHIDQSQVPEHHDHHDANHQCQYCTVYANLVLPPEFGVKEVLVRIQVRLVAYQQAFKHVYFALQRLFLLPQGRAPPLFA, encoded by the coding sequence TTGGTTTTTCGTAGTGGTTTACTGCTTGCATGTGCAGCGGTATTTTTACAGGTTGCGGTATTTCTACAGCCGCTATTACCGAAGCAATATCAAATTGCTCCGGTCTGTGAAACTATTACCCGTGCTTTGCTGAAACCCAAAGCACAGACGGAAGCCATGTCACATACCATGCATTCGCATCATGAACATCATATCGACCAGTCTCAAGTACCTGAACACCATGACCATCATGATGCAAACCATCAATGTCAATATTGTACCGTCTATGCCAATCTGGTTTTACCGCCTGAATTCGGCGTAAAAGAAGTTTTAGTTCGCATACAAGTTCGCTTAGTCGCCTATCAACAAGCATTCAAACATGTTTATTTTGCGCTACAGCGACTTTTCCTACTCCCGCAAGGGCGTGCACCGCCTCTATTTGCATAA
- the def gene encoding peptide deformylase — protein sequence MALLPILSFPDPRLRTIAKPVEEVTDEIRQLAADMLETMYAAPGIGLAASQVDRHIQLIVIDLSEAKDEPLVFINPKITPLTEDKQQYEEGCLSVPQIYDKVERPSRVKIEAINLEGQAFEIEADGLLAVCIQHEMDHLNGKLFVDYLSPLKRQRAREKVEKVVRQREREKVAVKR from the coding sequence ATGGCCTTATTACCTATTTTAAGTTTTCCTGATCCCCGTCTTCGTACCATTGCTAAGCCTGTTGAAGAAGTTACTGATGAAATTCGTCAACTTGCAGCAGATATGCTTGAAACCATGTATGCCGCACCAGGTATTGGTTTAGCAGCTTCACAGGTAGATCGTCATATTCAGTTAATCGTTATAGATTTATCTGAAGCTAAAGATGAACCTTTGGTTTTTATTAACCCCAAAATTACTCCGCTGACAGAAGATAAGCAGCAGTACGAAGAAGGCTGCCTATCGGTGCCACAAATATACGACAAAGTTGAGCGCCCGTCACGTGTGAAAATTGAGGCAATTAACCTTGAAGGTCAAGCATTTGAGATAGAAGCTGATGGACTTCTCGCTGTTTGTATCCAACATGAAATGGATCACTTAAATGGCAAATTATTTGTGGATTATTTGTCGCCACTTAAACGTCAGCGTGCGCGAGAAAAAGTCGAAAAAGTTGTTCGTCAACGTGAGCGTGAAAAAGTTGCAGTAAAACGTTAA
- a CDS encoding LysM peptidoglycan-binding domain-containing protein yields the protein MKKVFNGMVEFHALGIKKHLLAFALVTGVAIGTVAEVHAASPNHNPPSLKSNAPHVYVVKRGDTLWDISAHFLSKPWRWPEIWASNQHVKNPHWIYPGDRLLLCSLAGRPLIGKDEGDGCVGIIRRYTGKVTNLQPQVRVESLNDNVPVIPLEHIKQWLEHSTILPTDAIEHTPYVVGTADQRVLAAKGQTIYARGQGLIDGQRYAVYREGEPYYFTDSKGKKHSLGIELQQVASGIAISSEKDITTLELTDSYNSEVRRGDRIMPEEDATLPTLFYPVDAKQVTEGGKIIRVMGSIGTATKNSVVTLDRGTAQGVQVGQVFDITQKGETIRDPKTKEPIQLPGQQIGSLMVFRTFDQLSYAYILESDLPIKVGSSIQPPRLND from the coding sequence ATGAAAAAGGTTTTTAACGGCATGGTTGAATTTCATGCTTTGGGGATAAAAAAGCATTTACTTGCTTTCGCACTTGTTACAGGGGTTGCAATAGGTACAGTAGCAGAGGTTCATGCTGCTAGTCCGAACCATAATCCACCCTCTCTTAAAAGCAATGCGCCACATGTTTACGTTGTAAAACGAGGAGATACCTTATGGGATATTTCAGCTCATTTCTTAAGTAAACCTTGGCGTTGGCCAGAAATCTGGGCAAGTAACCAGCATGTCAAAAATCCACACTGGATTTATCCGGGTGATCGATTATTGTTATGCAGTTTAGCTGGTCGACCATTGATAGGAAAAGATGAGGGCGATGGTTGTGTCGGCATTATTCGTCGCTACACAGGTAAAGTGACAAACTTACAACCTCAAGTTCGTGTGGAGTCGCTCAACGACAACGTGCCTGTTATTCCGCTTGAACATATCAAACAGTGGTTAGAACACAGCACAATTTTACCAACTGATGCAATTGAACATACCCCTTATGTAGTGGGAACTGCCGATCAGCGCGTACTTGCGGCAAAAGGCCAAACCATTTATGCGCGAGGACAAGGTTTAATTGATGGTCAACGTTATGCAGTTTACCGTGAAGGCGAACCTTACTATTTCACAGACAGTAAAGGTAAAAAGCACAGCCTAGGTATTGAACTGCAACAAGTTGCCTCTGGGATTGCTATCTCTTCTGAAAAGGATATAACAACGCTTGAGTTAACTGATAGCTACAATTCTGAAGTACGCCGTGGCGATCGGATTATGCCAGAAGAAGATGCAACATTACCTACCCTGTTTTATCCAGTGGATGCCAAACAAGTTACAGAGGGCGGTAAGATCATTCGTGTCATGGGCTCAATTGGTACCGCTACCAAAAATAGTGTAGTGACTTTAGACCGAGGTACAGCTCAAGGCGTTCAGGTGGGACAAGTTTTTGATATTACCCAAAAAGGTGAAACCATTCGAGACCCTAAAACCAAAGAACCAATACAGTTACCTGGACAACAAATCGGTAGCCTTATGGTATTTAGAACATTTGACCAGCTTAGCTATGCTTATATCTTAGAAAGTGACTTACCTATTAAAGTAGGTTCAAGCATTCAGCCACCTCGTCTTAACGATTAA
- the dprA gene encoding DNA-processing protein DprA encodes MLTQFSSHHYHTLKVWYLVQHSLVSFKKIVDYFGTCEKATQPTGLAQWRNLGLHANHLKRVDEFQTAQGQAQFEKLVQQIHQYTDFILTSDDSGYPTQLLPYTDHPPIIFGKGQAQALLQPQIAIVGSRKPSPHGRQVAYDFAYYLSEKGFYVSSGLAYGIDEAAHQGASAHQRTIAITGTGLDSTYPAQNKKLAEQILDQNGAIITEFLPGTPPLQQHFPRRNRIVSGLSLGVLVVEATLKSGSLITANKAAEQGKTVFAIPGHIYSEFHQGCHQLIREGAILVDHPEQIIEDLALPTQWQSQQQNQSELVVSSAPEIPKHLINLYQSLDWVGQNIDQLVLHHSQPVAELTSSLMELELLGLCMQQSGLYLRCRS; translated from the coding sequence ATGCTTACTCAATTTTCTTCACACCATTACCACACCCTTAAAGTGTGGTATTTGGTGCAGCACTCTTTGGTCAGTTTTAAAAAAATTGTCGATTATTTTGGTACTTGTGAAAAGGCCACTCAACCTACCGGACTCGCCCAATGGCGCAATCTCGGGTTACATGCCAACCATTTAAAACGTGTAGACGAATTTCAAACTGCTCAGGGTCAAGCTCAGTTTGAAAAACTGGTTCAGCAGATCCATCAATATACTGACTTTATCTTAACCTCAGATGACTCTGGCTATCCTACGCAATTGCTACCTTACACAGACCATCCGCCCATCATTTTTGGGAAAGGCCAAGCTCAAGCTTTGTTGCAACCACAAATTGCTATTGTGGGTAGTCGAAAACCAAGTCCTCATGGCCGTCAAGTTGCTTATGATTTTGCGTATTACTTAAGTGAAAAAGGATTTTATGTAAGTAGTGGTTTGGCATATGGCATTGATGAGGCTGCCCATCAAGGAGCCTCAGCTCATCAAAGGACTATTGCTATAACAGGAACAGGTTTAGATAGTACCTACCCTGCTCAAAATAAAAAACTTGCAGAGCAGATCTTGGATCAAAACGGCGCCATCATTACTGAGTTTTTGCCCGGTACGCCGCCTTTACAACAGCATTTCCCTCGTAGAAACCGAATTGTCAGTGGTCTAAGTTTAGGCGTGTTAGTGGTAGAAGCGACTTTAAAAAGTGGCTCACTGATTACTGCCAACAAAGCTGCCGAGCAAGGTAAAACGGTATTTGCTATTCCCGGTCATATTTATAGTGAGTTTCATCAAGGGTGCCATCAGCTCATTCGCGAGGGGGCTATTTTAGTCGATCATCCTGAACAGATTATTGAAGATTTAGCCCTTCCTACCCAATGGCAAAGCCAACAGCAAAACCAAAGTGAGCTAGTTGTTTCTTCTGCACCAGAAATTCCGAAACATTTAATTAATCTTTATCAATCTTTAGACTGGGTCGGCCAAAATATTGACCAGCTTGTTTTGCACCATTCACAGCCTGTTGCAGAACTCACCTCTTCACTCATGGAACTAGAACTACTGGGTTTATGTATGCAACAATCTGGACTGTATTTACGTTGTCGTTCTTAA
- a CDS encoding L-threonylcarbamoyladenylate synthase, whose translation MITTSVTEAAESLRQGEVLAYPTEAVWGLGCDPFNEQAFQKILELKQRPIEKGVILLAGHISQVEHLLTSLPKTTQQEIIDCWTNHQPSERATTWLLPTGENVPSWIKGEHPLVAVRVTTHPLCVALCNAFHGFIVSTSANPSGQEPAHSLQDACQYFGSQLNYLNGDLGQSQQPSRIINALTGEIIRA comes from the coding sequence ATGATTACCACCTCAGTTACCGAAGCAGCCGAAAGTTTACGTCAAGGTGAAGTCCTAGCGTATCCAACTGAGGCCGTTTGGGGGCTAGGTTGCGACCCTTTTAATGAACAAGCCTTTCAAAAAATTCTCGAACTTAAACAGAGGCCGATTGAAAAAGGTGTGATTTTGCTAGCAGGTCATATTAGCCAAGTTGAGCACCTATTAACCTCTTTACCAAAAACAACCCAACAAGAAATTATTGATTGTTGGACGAATCACCAACCGTCAGAAAGAGCCACAACTTGGCTCTTGCCTACTGGCGAAAATGTTCCTTCATGGATTAAAGGTGAACATCCTCTTGTGGCTGTTCGAGTCACCACACATCCTTTGTGTGTGGCGTTATGCAATGCTTTTCATGGTTTTATTGTCTCGACTAGTGCCAACCCAAGTGGGCAAGAACCTGCTCATTCACTACAAGATGCCTGCCAATACTTTGGTTCACAATTAAACTATCTCAATGGTGACTTAGGCCAAAGTCAGCAGCCAAGTAGAATTATTAATGCGCTTACTGGAGAGATTATCCGCGCCTAA
- a CDS encoding DMT family transporter, whose translation MSQVMKYHKWAFIFPILAVLIWSLNIVVTRYVSDYISPVSISFYRWLIAFIILTPFMLLPVWKQRHLIKPYLPKLAILSAFGMVLYQGLAYTAAHYTSATNMGIVNAFIPIFTIFVSLGILKDVPNRFAVFGSILSFAGLLYVMSQGDIGHLLSSGGHLGDALMIIAVFFYAFYGVFLKKWQLPLPIMTSLYVQIGFSVIFHLPLIFWFGLDALNAQNAPSAIYAGVFASLIAPLVWMLAVQQLGPNRTSIFMNLVPVFTAIIASVWLSEQWTIYHTLGGVIILIGIVMAQKKASAKKSELIQEQN comes from the coding sequence ATGAGTCAGGTCATGAAATATCACAAATGGGCATTTATATTTCCCATTTTGGCAGTACTGATTTGGTCTTTAAATATTGTAGTCACCCGCTATGTCTCAGATTATATCTCTCCGGTAAGTATCAGTTTTTACCGATGGTTAATCGCATTTATTATTTTAACCCCATTTATGTTGTTACCCGTTTGGAAACAGCGACATCTAATAAAACCATATCTGCCTAAGCTTGCAATTTTGAGTGCATTTGGAATGGTGCTTTATCAAGGACTTGCTTATACGGCTGCCCATTATACGAGCGCCACAAATATGGGAATTGTAAATGCATTTATCCCGATCTTTACGATCTTTGTCTCTCTTGGCATTTTGAAAGATGTGCCTAATCGCTTTGCAGTTTTTGGCAGTATTTTGTCTTTTGCAGGTTTGCTCTATGTCATGTCCCAAGGAGATATTGGCCACTTATTAAGTTCTGGTGGACATCTTGGTGATGCATTAATGATTATTGCTGTGTTCTTTTATGCATTTTATGGGGTTTTTCTTAAAAAATGGCAGTTGCCACTTCCAATCATGACGAGCTTATATGTTCAGATTGGTTTTTCTGTAATATTCCACCTTCCTTTGATTTTCTGGTTCGGACTGGATGCTTTAAATGCACAAAATGCTCCGAGTGCTATTTATGCAGGAGTATTTGCTTCACTCATTGCGCCTTTAGTTTGGATGTTGGCTGTTCAGCAATTAGGCCCGAATAGGACCAGTATTTTTATGAATTTAGTTCCCGTGTTTACAGCAATTATTGCAAGTGTTTGGTTGTCTGAGCAGTGGACCATTTATCACACACTAGGTGGTGTAATAATTTTAATAGGTATTGTTATGGCTCAAAAGAAGGCCAGTGCTAAAAAGAGTGAACTCATACAAGAGCAAAACTAA
- a CDS encoding TetR/AcrR family transcriptional regulator, whose translation MIFMTNKHETNLVATEDTLKKKRGRPKCFDEQQVLQKAMLLFWEHGYEATSISDLTQALEITAPSLYSAFGDKAGLFYQSIDYYLAHEACPIETIFLEAKTAKIAFELYLYDNVKRLVQPNKPAGCMLVVAAMNCSDATQDVQQNLLYKRIKTKDKLFKRLQQGVEQGDLSPNAPLQEMTDFYATVIQGLTIQARDGASNEQLHKVVEHAMKTWTLF comes from the coding sequence GTGATCTTTATGACAAATAAGCATGAAACGAATTTGGTTGCTACTGAGGACACGCTGAAAAAAAAGCGTGGACGTCCTAAATGCTTTGATGAGCAACAGGTTTTGCAAAAAGCAATGTTGCTCTTTTGGGAGCATGGCTATGAAGCAACATCGATCAGTGATTTAACACAGGCTTTGGAAATTACAGCACCAAGCTTATACAGTGCGTTTGGAGATAAAGCGGGGCTGTTCTATCAAAGTATTGATTACTATTTAGCTCATGAAGCATGCCCTATTGAAACCATCTTTTTAGAAGCAAAAACAGCAAAAATCGCTTTTGAACTTTATCTATACGATAACGTCAAACGACTTGTTCAGCCAAATAAGCCTGCTGGTTGTATGCTCGTTGTTGCTGCTATGAATTGTTCTGATGCTACTCAGGATGTGCAACAGAACCTTCTCTATAAACGAATAAAGACCAAAGACAAATTATTCAAACGCCTTCAACAAGGCGTAGAGCAGGGTGATTTGTCTCCAAATGCGCCGTTACAGGAAATGACAGACTTTTATGCAACAGTCATCCAAGGGTTAACGATTCAGGCAAGAGATGGGGCGAGTAATGAGCAATTACACAAAGTTGTGGAACATGCCATGAAAACTTGGACATTATTTTAG
- a CDS encoding MFS transporter, with the protein MDQPVSKARPTTSPQGSWFAILAVAITAFALVTSEFLPVGVLNSVATDLNISVGTAGLIITVPGIMAAIAAPLLPVSVKQIDRRYVLILLTAIMVIANTITAFAENFHILLLSRLILGISIGGFWATAIALSGKLAPPHLPIAKATAVVMAGVTFATVLGVPIGTWLSEFYGWRSAFGITAGIGLIVLILQLIFLPKLVPDSPIHMRDLPALLRTPKARSGMLIVLLIGLAHFCAYSYLAPFFKNIAGFNGTTISSLLLLYGIAGIFGNAFAGYSGNLNVRYTLAFVSACFAIVFFGFPLFAIHEFGAIVLTALWGFAFGAFPTSANIWMFVHAPNAVEKGMPLFVGMFQVMIATGSLLGGYVVDHFNENTLIYGVLSFVALALLSTFTLAKGLNNPKATCEN; encoded by the coding sequence ATGGACCAACCCGTCTCTAAAGCGCGACCCACGACCTCCCCTCAAGGAAGTTGGTTTGCCATTTTGGCCGTTGCTATTACAGCATTTGCATTAGTAACAAGTGAATTTTTACCTGTTGGTGTTTTAAATAGTGTTGCAACAGATTTAAATATTTCTGTAGGTACAGCAGGTCTTATTATTACTGTACCCGGTATTATGGCAGCAATTGCTGCCCCTCTATTGCCTGTTTCTGTGAAACAAATTGATCGACGCTATGTTCTCATTTTACTGACGGCAATTATGGTGATTGCCAATACCATTACTGCTTTTGCTGAAAACTTTCATATTCTATTACTCAGTCGCTTAATTTTAGGAATCTCAATTGGTGGGTTCTGGGCCACGGCAATCGCTTTAAGTGGAAAATTAGCTCCCCCTCATCTCCCTATTGCCAAAGCAACTGCTGTTGTAATGGCAGGTGTAACTTTTGCGACAGTTTTGGGTGTTCCCATTGGAACATGGTTAAGTGAATTTTATGGCTGGCGCAGCGCTTTTGGAATTACGGCAGGAATTGGCTTAATTGTTTTAATCTTACAATTAATCTTTTTACCTAAACTGGTTCCAGACTCGCCAATCCATATGAGGGACTTACCAGCATTATTACGCACGCCTAAAGCACGTAGCGGTATGCTTATTGTTCTACTTATCGGTCTCGCTCATTTTTGTGCATATAGCTATTTAGCCCCTTTCTTCAAAAATATTGCAGGCTTTAATGGTACAACCATTAGTTCACTATTATTGCTCTATGGAATTGCAGGTATTTTCGGAAATGCATTTGCTGGCTATAGCGGTAATTTAAATGTCCGATATACACTTGCTTTTGTTAGTGCTTGCTTTGCAATTGTATTTTTTGGATTCCCACTTTTTGCCATTCATGAATTTGGTGCTATTGTCTTAACGGCTTTATGGGGGTTCGCATTTGGTGCCTTCCCTACCTCAGCAAATATCTGGATGTTTGTACATGCGCCCAATGCAGTTGAAAAAGGTATGCCACTGTTTGTAGGTATGTTTCAGGTCATGATTGCGACAGGTTCATTATTAGGTGGATATGTGGTTGACCATTTCAATGAAAATACTTTAATTTATGGTGTATTAAGCTTTGTTGCCTTAGCATTACTTAGTACATTTACTTTAGCAAAAGGTTTAAATAATCCTAAAGCTACTTGTGAAAATTAA
- a CDS encoding AraC family transcriptional regulator: MNNEDQQFSLLNSIEVHEFLYQKEDIVRPHASLWGDFNFSLNGILEMQVEEQLYLSPPSYGLWIPPQTVHQSTDIDHEIHYICIRLHPRLCSILGDKCRCFSIQPFFRTLVLQILEQQKQSKKPEYLEHLLQVLFDQLQQAPAYSHYLPQTRHPVLLPILEKLSDSSLFDHSLQQLLQNFSVSDRHLLRLSQQELQLSLSEWRNRAKIIYALHQIRQGTSIKRLSYDLGYQHSSSFIEFFKRYTGQTPIQIRNN; encoded by the coding sequence ATGAATAATGAGGACCAGCAATTTTCTTTATTGAACAGTATTGAAGTTCATGAATTTCTATATCAAAAAGAAGATATTGTTCGTCCTCATGCCTCTCTTTGGGGAGATTTTAATTTCAGTCTAAATGGTATTTTAGAAATGCAGGTGGAGGAGCAATTATATTTATCCCCTCCTAGCTATGGCCTTTGGATTCCTCCACAGACCGTTCACCAATCAACTGATATCGACCATGAAATTCACTATATTTGTATTCGTTTGCATCCCCGCCTTTGCTCTATTTTAGGAGATAAGTGCCGATGCTTTAGTATTCAGCCCTTTTTTCGCACCTTAGTACTACAAATCTTGGAACAACAAAAGCAGTCGAAAAAACCTGAATATTTAGAACATCTTTTACAGGTCTTATTTGACCAATTACAACAAGCTCCCGCTTATTCGCACTATTTACCTCAAACACGTCATCCAGTTTTATTACCTATTTTAGAAAAGCTTTCAGATTCATCACTTTTTGATCACTCTTTACAGCAATTACTTCAAAATTTCTCAGTCAGCGACCGTCATCTATTACGCCTAAGCCAACAAGAACTCCAGCTTTCTTTGTCTGAATGGAGAAATCGAGCCAAAATTATTTATGCGCTTCATCAAATTCGGCAAGGAACATCCATTAAACGCCTCTCTTATGATTTAGGTTATCAACACAGTTCAAGTTTTATTGAATTTTTTAAACGCTATACAGGTCAAACTCCAATCCAAATCAGGAATAACTAA
- a CDS encoding glutathione peroxidase: MTQSVYHIPVKAISGETVDLEQYKGKVVLIVNTASKCGLTPQYEGLEKLYQAKKDQGLEILGFPANNFKEQEPGSDEEIQQFCSLNYDVHFPLFSKVSVAGEDKHPLYETLTAAQPERIGEGPFRERLEGLGIPTNPAPEVLWNFEKFLINKNGEVVARFAPNLTADDEQIVKAVEAELAK, from the coding sequence ATGACACAATCTGTATACCACATTCCAGTAAAAGCCATTTCAGGCGAAACGGTTGACCTCGAACAATACAAAGGTAAAGTTGTACTTATCGTCAACACAGCTTCTAAATGTGGTTTGACTCCACAATACGAAGGTTTAGAAAAGCTTTATCAAGCTAAAAAAGATCAAGGTCTTGAAATTTTAGGCTTTCCTGCAAATAACTTTAAAGAACAAGAACCAGGTTCAGACGAAGAAATTCAGCAATTCTGTTCGTTAAATTATGATGTTCATTTCCCTTTATTTTCTAAAGTATCTGTTGCAGGTGAAGATAAACATCCACTTTATGAGACTCTAACAGCAGCTCAACCGGAACGCATTGGTGAAGGTCCTTTCCGTGAACGTCTAGAAGGTTTAGGTATTCCAACTAATCCAGCGCCAGAAGTTTTATGGAACTTTGAAAAATTCTTAATTAATAAAAATGGTGAAGTAGTTGCTCGTTTTGCTCCAAACCTAACTGCGGATGATGAACAAATCGTTAAAGCAGTTGAAGCAGAATTAGCAAAATAA
- a CDS encoding DUF2846 domain-containing protein, with translation MNIKYWLPILVSTAFVGCASVPQANPQLAQQAKQLTAPTNGNAVIYVYRSNNVVGSALKKDVWVDGECLGETARGIFFYKEVSGNQEHTISTESEFSPNHLKFKTEAGKNYFVQQYIKPGVFVGGANLKLVDDTQGQKAISEYHLAETGKCSKTTIVLAK, from the coding sequence ATGAACATCAAATATTGGTTACCTATTCTTGTTTCTACTGCTTTTGTTGGTTGTGCATCAGTGCCGCAGGCCAATCCACAATTAGCTCAGCAAGCAAAACAATTAACAGCGCCAACTAATGGAAATGCGGTAATTTATGTATATCGCTCTAATAATGTAGTCGGAAGTGCTTTGAAAAAAGATGTCTGGGTTGATGGGGAGTGTTTAGGGGAAACAGCACGAGGTATATTCTTTTATAAAGAAGTGTCTGGTAATCAGGAGCATACCATTTCAACTGAATCAGAATTTTCTCCAAATCATTTGAAGTTTAAAACTGAGGCAGGAAAAAATTATTTTGTACAGCAATATATTAAACCTGGCGTTTTTGTCGGTGGTGCTAACTTAAAATTAGTAGATGATACACAAGGTCAAAAAGCAATTAGTGAATACCATTTAGCTGAAACAGGTAAATGTAGCAAAACTACTATAGTGCTTGCTAAATAA
- a CDS encoding F0F1 ATP synthase subunit epsilon: protein MATMQCDVVSVKESIYSGAVTMLIAKGAGGELGILPGHAPLVTLLQPGPIRVQLENGTEEIVYVSGGVLEVQPHVVTVLADTAIRADNLDEAAILEARKNAEQLLANQKSDLDSAAALAALAETAAQLETIRKIKNRAL, encoded by the coding sequence ATGGCGACTATGCAATGTGATGTCGTAAGTGTTAAAGAGTCTATTTACTCTGGCGCAGTAACGATGTTAATCGCGAAAGGTGCTGGTGGTGAGCTTGGTATTTTGCCAGGACATGCACCACTCGTAACCTTGCTTCAACCGGGCCCGATTCGTGTTCAGTTGGAAAATGGTACAGAAGAAATCGTCTATGTATCTGGCGGTGTTTTAGAGGTTCAACCACATGTTGTAACGGTTCTTGCAGATACTGCAATCCGTGCTGACAATTTGGATGAAGCTGCAATTTTAGAAGCACGTAAAAATGCTGAACAATTGCTTGCAAACCAAAAGAGTGATTTGGACTCAGCTGCTGCTTTGGCTGCCTTGGCAGAAACAGCTGCACAGCTTGAAACTATTCGTAAAATCAAAAACCGCGCACTCTAA
- the atpD gene encoding F0F1 ATP synthase subunit beta: MSSGRIIQIIGAVIDVEFERNSVPKIYDALQVDGTETTLEVQQQLGDGVVRTIAMGSTEGLKRGLNVTSTNAPISVPVGPATLGRIMDVLGRPIDEAGPVATEERLPIHRQAPSYAEQAASTDLLETGIKVIDLLCPFAKGGKVGLFGGAGVGKTVNMMELINNIAKAHSGLSVFAGVGERTREGNDFYHEMKDSNVLDKVAMVYGQMNEPPGNRLRVALTGLTMAEYFRDQKDENGKGRDVLLFVDNIYRYTLAGTEVSALLGRMPSAVGYQPTLAEEMGVLQERITSTKSGSITSIQAVYVPADDLTDPSPATTFAHLDATVVLSRDIASSGIYPAIDPLDSTSRQLDPLVVGQEHYEIARSVQNILQRYKELKDIIAILGMDELAEEDKLVVYRARKIQRFFSQPFHVAEVFTGAPGKLVSLKETIRGFKGLLAGEYDHIPEQAFYMVGGIDEVIAKAEKL; encoded by the coding sequence ATGAGTAGCGGTCGTATCATTCAGATCATCGGCGCGGTTATCGACGTCGAGTTTGAGCGCAATAGCGTTCCTAAGATCTATGACGCTCTCCAAGTTGACGGTACTGAAACTACATTAGAAGTTCAGCAACAGCTTGGCGATGGTGTTGTTCGTACCATCGCAATGGGTTCTACAGAAGGTCTTAAACGTGGCCTTAATGTAACTAGTACAAATGCACCGATTTCTGTTCCAGTAGGTCCAGCTACGCTTGGTCGTATCATGGACGTTTTGGGTCGCCCAATTGATGAAGCAGGTCCTGTTGCAACTGAAGAACGTTTGCCAATTCACCGTCAAGCGCCTTCTTATGCTGAACAAGCGGCTTCTACTGACCTTTTAGAAACTGGTATTAAAGTAATTGACTTACTTTGCCCGTTTGCAAAAGGTGGTAAAGTTGGTCTATTCGGTGGTGCTGGTGTTGGTAAAACCGTTAACATGATGGAGTTGATCAACAACATCGCGAAAGCTCACTCAGGTTTATCTGTGTTTGCTGGTGTTGGTGAGCGTACTCGTGAAGGTAACGACTTTTATCACGAGATGAAAGATTCTAACGTTCTTGACAAAGTAGCAATGGTCTACGGTCAGATGAACGAGCCACCAGGTAACCGTTTACGCGTAGCGTTAACTGGTTTGACTATGGCTGAATACTTCCGTGATCAAAAAGACGAAAATGGTAAAGGTCGTGACGTATTATTATTCGTCGACAACATCTACCGTTATACACTTGCAGGTACTGAAGTATCAGCACTGTTAGGTCGTATGCCATCTGCGGTAGGTTACCAGCCTACACTTGCAGAAGAAATGGGTGTTCTTCAAGAGCGTATTACGTCTACTAAATCTGGTTCGATCACATCGATCCAAGCAGTATACGTACCTGCCGATGACTTAACAGATCCATCGCCTGCAACTACATTTGCTCACTTAGATGCAACAGTAGTATTGAGCCGTGACATCGCATCTTCTGGTATCTATCCAGCGATCGATCCACTTGACTCAACTTCACGTCAGTTAGACCCATTAGTTGTTGGTCAAGAGCATTATGAAATTGCACGTTCTGTACAGAACATTTTGCAACGTTATAAAGAGCTTAAAGACATCATCGCAATCTTGGGTATGGATGAGTTAGCTGAAGAAGATAAATTGGTTGTTTACCGTGCGCGTAAAATCCAACGTTTCTTCTCTCAACCATTCCACGTAGCTGAAGTGTTTACTGGCGCTCCTGGTAAATTAGTATCGCTTAAAGAAACGATTCGTGGCTTTAAAGGTCTATTAGCTGGTGAATACGATCACATCCCAGAACAAGCGTTCTATATGGTTGGTGGTATTGACGAAGTGATTGCTAAAGCTGAGAAACTCTAA